A portion of the Anas platyrhynchos isolate ZD024472 breed Pekin duck chromosome 26, IASCAAS_PekinDuck_T2T, whole genome shotgun sequence genome contains these proteins:
- the EFNA4 gene encoding ephrin-A4: MRPAPLLGLLLWAPLLWAPPPPVRGLRHGVHWNGSNPRFLRDDYTIQVSINDYLDIYCPHYEGAVPAGRAETFTLFMVDREGYRGCYETPGAFKRWECNQPQAPFGPVRFSEKIQRFTPFSLGFEFQPGETYYYISVPSPESAGRCLKLRVSVCCRATTPEPVTEVPNSQPRGRGVPDDAGTPRDTAAPALPQRRAQCLALTLLALLWI, from the exons ATGCGCCCCGCGCCGCTGCTCGGGCTCCTGCTCTGGGCGCCGCTGCTCTGGGCACCGCCGCCGCCGGTGCGCGGCCTCCGACACGGCGTCCACTGGAACGGGAGCAACCCCAG GTTCCTGCGGGACGACTACACCATCCAGGTGTCCATCAATGACTACCTGGACATCTACTGCCCGCACTACGAGGGGGCTGTGCCCGCCGGCCGGGCAGAGACGTTCACGCTCTTCATGGTGGACCGGGAGGGCTACCGCGGCTGCTACGAGACCCCCGGGGCCTTCAAACGCTGGGAGTGCAACCAGCCCCAAGCGCCCTTCGGGCCCGTCCGCTTCTCGGAGAAGATCCAGCGCTTCACCCCCTTCTCGCTCGGCTTCGAGTTCCAGCCGGGGGAGACCTACTACTACATCT ccgtgcccagccccgaGAGCGCCGGGCGCTGCCTGAAGCTGCGCGTCTCCGTCTGCTGCAGAGCCACCA CGCCGGAGCCGGTGACGGAGGTCCCCAATTCCCAGCCCCGCGGGCGAGGGGTCCCTGATG aCGCGGGGACGCCCCGGGACAccgcggccccggccctgccgcAGCGCCGTGCCCAGTGCCTGGCTCTTACGCTCCTCGCCCTGCTCTGGATCTGA